One genomic segment of Vulcanisaeta thermophila includes these proteins:
- a CDS encoding thiamine pyrophosphate-binding protein: protein MVTGGEAVVRSLAEEGVDVVFGIPGTHVLSLYAALHDYRDRIRHVLGRFEPSMGFMADGYARASGEVGVAIATAGPGATGLVTPLAHASVESVPIVALAGLTPIRTAGRGYYHEFRGRDSQLSIFRAFTKMAVRVEDPGDIPSVIAKAFRVAREGRPGPVYIELPRDVLESETEWRGYQREVVTKPSPDPEIVNKVARELLSAERPVIYAGGGVIAANASELLVRVAEELGAPVVTTVMGKGAIPFDHPLHGGLAAGYFGDTVAVKLVEGADVVLAIGTRFNELDTGMWSFGIRGKLIHVNIDPEDLGKNYTPYMTVLADALEFLRALYERVRGKGPGKDRGVKLINEVRESVGSTELLEMGYDKSKINPSDLVRTLRKVLDRDAIVTCDAGGNQVAMFEFPVYKPRTYFNPTGFTTLGYSIPAAIGAKIARPDATVVATTGDAAFFMTGMEIATAAELNLNIAFVIFNDRAQGVLKLQQRLLYGGKVYESHTYPMDFCRFAESLSVRCVRIQSRDELEEGLHNCIYGGKGPCIADVLINPDAIPIPITRQLMALFRRRGS from the coding sequence ATGGTCACGGGTGGGGAGGCCGTTGTGAGGTCGTTGGCTGAGGAGGGCGTTGATGTGGTATTTGGGATACCGGGAACCCACGTATTAAGCCTATACGCTGCGCTCCATGACTATAGGGATAGGATTAGGCATGTGCTTGGTAGGTTTGAGCCTAGCATGGGCTTCATGGCCGATGGGTACGCAAGAGCCAGTGGTGAGGTTGGTGTTGCGATAGCCACTGCGGGCCCTGGCGCCACGGGCCTCGTAACACCACTGGCACACGCTAGTGTGGAGAGCGTGCCCATAGTGGCGCTCGCGGGTTTAACCCCAATAAGGACCGCGGGCAGGGGTTACTACCATGAGTTTAGGGGCAGGGATTCCCAGTTAAGTATTTTCAGGGCATTCACGAAAATGGCCGTTAGGGTTGAGGATCCGGGGGATATCCCCAGCGTGATTGCCAAGGCCTTTAGGGTTGCCAGGGAGGGTAGGCCAGGCCCCGTTTACATTGAGCTACCCAGGGATGTTCTTGAAAGTGAAACTGAATGGCGCGGGTACCAAAGGGAGGTTGTGACCAAGCCATCACCTGACCCGGAAATAGTCAATAAGGTGGCCAGGGAATTACTAAGTGCCGAGAGGCCCGTTATCTACGCAGGTGGCGGTGTGATAGCGGCCAATGCCAGCGAATTACTGGTGAGGGTTGCTGAGGAGTTGGGCGCGCCCGTGGTCACCACGGTTATGGGTAAAGGAGCCATACCCTTTGACCACCCACTACATGGTGGGTTAGCCGCGGGTTACTTCGGCGATACTGTCGCGGTTAAGTTGGTGGAGGGTGCGGACGTTGTTTTGGCAATCGGCACCAGGTTTAATGAGCTGGATACCGGCATGTGGTCCTTCGGGATAAGGGGTAAGTTGATCCATGTTAATATAGATCCCGAGGATCTCGGCAAGAATTACACGCCGTACATGACGGTACTGGCCGACGCCCTGGAATTCCTAAGGGCGCTTTATGAGAGGGTGCGTGGTAAGGGGCCTGGTAAGGATAGGGGTGTTAAGCTCATTAATGAGGTTAGGGAGAGCGTGGGTAGTACGGAATTACTGGAGATGGGGTATGATAAGAGTAAGATAAACCCAAGCGACCTGGTAAGGACGCTTAGGAAGGTCCTGGACAGGGATGCCATAGTCACGTGCGATGCGGGTGGGAATCAAGTGGCCATGTTCGAGTTCCCGGTCTACAAGCCGAGGACGTACTTCAACCCCACGGGATTCACCACACTGGGCTACTCAATACCAGCGGCCATTGGTGCCAAGATAGCACGCCCAGACGCCACTGTGGTTGCCACCACGGGTGATGCGGCCTTCTTCATGACGGGTATGGAGATAGCCACGGCGGCGGAGCTCAACCTAAACATAGCCTTTGTGATATTCAATGATAGGGCGCAGGGAGTACTTAAGTTACAACAGAGGCTCCTCTACGGTGGTAAGGTGTACGAATCCCACACATACCCCATGGACTTCTGCAGGTTTGCGGAATCACTAAGTGTAAGGTGTGTGAGGATTCAATCCAGGGATGAGTTGGAGGAGGGCCTTCATAACTGTATCTATGGCGGTAAAGGCCCATGCATAGCCGACGTGTTAATCAACCCCGATGCAATCCCCATCCCAATAACGAGGCAGTTAATGGCATTGTTCAGGAGGAGGGGTTCCTAA
- a CDS encoding APC family permease: MEDEGKIFLRESTGLVKEAGFWDAVSINIANMSAGAALGTVGFTLMALPSIAGVNLVYASIMAFLLSIPQIIVYTILTTVIPRTGGDYVWLTRALGPRWAWLSNGLVMAFVIQALAYYALVALAGVAQLTSVLPVLGMSISLSTPEVVGIAISFFAVIVLVNILGTRYGIRLMTVLTTLSILGLVTAILVLFLTPHSAIVKAVNSLLPSGYSYKSLATSYRGPTFTLSGALMVIPFFALYVYPWLMAGPAIASEIRGRNALRWNVPLGALLTMGMATLGFASMYYALGFGFTTEALSNPSTNSIINFWTVAMVASGNKYLEWFLGIVSVLWYLAILAYGAILVVRYWFALAFDRVWPSFFAYLSPRFGTPIYAHLIDLLGTSALIAAAGFLYNTFTALYGTEVGPLTYLAFVGIAAVVLARRRGDLGRGSRALLTIAGALQFAVFVYLVYEFLAYPSIWGGNWLAYGVEIGAFVLGVVAYFVARHVSINKYGLDISVAYQEIPPE, translated from the coding sequence ATGGAGGACGAGGGTAAGATCTTCCTCAGGGAGTCCACGGGTTTGGTTAAGGAGGCTGGCTTCTGGGATGCCGTATCAATAAACATAGCCAACATGTCCGCCGGCGCTGCCCTGGGCACAGTGGGCTTCACGCTAATGGCGTTACCGAGCATAGCGGGTGTGAACCTTGTCTACGCATCCATAATGGCCTTCCTACTCTCCATACCCCAAATCATAGTCTACACAATACTGACCACGGTGATACCAAGGACTGGTGGTGATTATGTTTGGTTAACCAGAGCCCTGGGTCCCCGGTGGGCATGGTTGAGTAATGGCCTTGTTATGGCCTTCGTAATACAGGCCCTGGCTTACTACGCATTGGTCGCCCTGGCTGGTGTGGCCCAGTTGACCTCCGTACTCCCCGTACTGGGTATGTCAATAAGCCTAAGCACCCCTGAGGTTGTGGGTATAGCCATCTCATTCTTCGCTGTGATTGTGCTTGTTAACATCCTGGGCACTAGGTATGGTATTAGGCTCATGACCGTACTAACCACATTATCCATACTGGGCCTGGTAACAGCCATACTGGTACTATTCCTAACCCCGCACTCTGCGATTGTGAAGGCGGTAAACTCCTTACTACCAAGCGGTTACTCATACAAATCCCTAGCTACATCGTACAGAGGCCCCACCTTTACATTAAGTGGTGCATTGATGGTCATACCCTTCTTCGCCCTTTACGTCTACCCATGGTTAATGGCCGGCCCTGCGATAGCGTCTGAGATAAGGGGTAGGAACGCCCTTAGGTGGAACGTACCCCTGGGCGCCCTGTTGACAATGGGGATGGCGACCCTGGGCTTCGCATCAATGTACTACGCACTGGGTTTTGGCTTCACCACAGAGGCCCTCTCAAACCCAAGCACCAACTCCATCATTAACTTCTGGACCGTGGCTATGGTGGCGTCGGGTAATAAGTACCTTGAGTGGTTCCTTGGGATCGTATCCGTGCTTTGGTACCTGGCCATACTAGCCTATGGAGCCATCCTGGTGGTTAGGTATTGGTTTGCCCTTGCCTTTGATAGGGTTTGGCCCAGCTTCTTCGCATACCTAAGCCCAAGGTTCGGAACACCAATATACGCACACCTAATTGACCTACTGGGCACATCCGCATTAATAGCCGCTGCGGGTTTCCTATACAACACATTCACGGCACTTTACGGAACCGAGGTGGGGCCACTAACCTACCTGGCCTTTGTGGGCATAGCCGCTGTGGTACTAGCCAGAAGGAGGGGCGACCTAGGTAGGGGCTCCAGGGCGCTCCTTACAATTGCCGGTGCCCTTCAATTTGCGGTTTTCGTGTACCTGGTTTACGAGTTCCTGGCATACCCCAGTATTTGGGGCGGTAATTGGCTCGCCTACGGTGTTGAGATTGGCGCCTTCGTACTGGGTGTTGTGGCTTACTTCGTGGCGAGGCACGTGAGCATTAATAAGTATGGGTTGGACATATCCGTTGCTTACCAGGAGATACCACCCGAGTGA
- a CDS encoding amidohydrolase family protein — protein sequence MREKVDLIVKSRFIITMSEPMVIEDGAIAVSEGRIVAVGRSGRMLSEYTAEEVIQRDRHIVMPGLIDTHTHTQQVLLRSSIGDYELSLPPIWTRYLIPFENRLDDDLAYLSSLLSLINMVRMGTTYFIEAGAPRPGELVRAVNEVGIKGVVTASTFDLINGERLDTKGVLNRTLELIGVARGNARPWCSIRQLMMASEDLILGLRDLCLRHGLGITYHLDEYQGEVDYSLTRYGVRPLEALDRLGITSVRPSVIAHGVYMSASEVEIMRRKGLGLAWCPTVDSILMGPHWLAFNHRDLIFGIGSDGGAFTSLDLLHEVKVARALGKSSLVSHTYDKSSLDSLTLLRALTGFGGALVNDRVGAIREGFSADFIVLDARSTASIPIYDPINAVVSILEGSSVSDVVVNGGFIMMNGRLLTVSEERVLELLDRNLDKVFGIINELRESIKSG from the coding sequence ATGCGTGAGAAGGTGGACCTAATCGTCAAATCCAGGTTCATAATAACAATGAGTGAGCCCATGGTTATTGAGGACGGCGCCATCGCCGTTAGTGAGGGCAGGATCGTGGCCGTGGGTAGGTCCGGCAGGATGCTCAGTGAGTACACGGCTGAGGAGGTTATCCAACGGGACAGGCACATAGTGATGCCGGGGCTCATTGACACCCACACCCACACACAGCAGGTGCTCCTCAGGTCATCAATAGGTGATTATGAACTGTCCCTACCACCCATATGGACCAGGTACCTCATACCCTTCGAGAATAGGTTAGATGATGACCTGGCATACCTATCCTCACTCCTTAGCCTCATTAACATGGTTAGGATGGGCACCACGTACTTCATAGAGGCTGGGGCACCAAGGCCTGGGGAGTTGGTAAGGGCTGTGAATGAGGTTGGGATTAAGGGTGTGGTCACCGCATCAACCTTCGACTTAATCAATGGGGAAAGGCTTGATACTAAGGGTGTTTTGAATAGGACGCTGGAGTTGATAGGTGTGGCTAGGGGTAATGCCAGGCCCTGGTGCTCCATTAGGCAGTTGATGATGGCGTCTGAGGACTTAATCCTAGGCCTAAGGGATTTATGCCTCAGGCATGGTTTAGGCATTACCTACCACCTCGATGAATACCAGGGAGAGGTTGACTACTCCCTAACCAGGTATGGTGTGAGGCCGCTTGAGGCCTTGGATAGACTGGGGATCACCAGTGTGAGGCCTTCTGTGATTGCCCACGGTGTTTACATGTCGGCCAGTGAGGTGGAGATAATGAGGAGGAAGGGCTTGGGACTTGCCTGGTGCCCCACGGTTGACTCAATACTCATGGGACCCCATTGGCTTGCATTTAATCATAGGGACTTAATCTTCGGTATTGGTAGTGATGGTGGTGCATTCACGAGCCTTGACCTGCTTCATGAGGTTAAGGTGGCCAGGGCATTGGGTAAGTCCTCCCTGGTATCCCACACCTATGATAAGTCTTCCCTGGACTCATTAACACTGTTGAGGGCGTTGACCGGCTTCGGGGGTGCGTTGGTTAATGATAGGGTTGGTGCCATTAGGGAGGGATTCTCGGCGGACTTCATAGTCCTTGATGCGAGAAGCACAGCATCCATACCCATCTATGACCCCATAAATGCCGTGGTGAGCATCCTCGAGGGTTCCTCGGTGAGTGATGTGGTTGTTAATGGTGGGTTCATAATGATGAATGGTAGGTTATTAACGGTAAGTGAGGAGAGGGTCCTCGAGCTCCTTGACAGGAATTTGGATAAGGTTTTTGGAATCATTAACGAATTAAGGGAGAGCATTAAGAGTGGGTAA
- a CDS encoding phosphoribosyltransferase: MGKSVINSRDHGLINMESRFLVLNWDMLVNMTMDLAIKIRSSGYNPDTVIAILRGGYIVGKLISDFLGVEDLVVLGLRSYGTRIGGEAEPVVTHPLITNLNDKVVLIVDDVADTGKTLEKARDLIRLYGARDLRVATLFLKPWSKVKPEYYVEVTDKWIVFPWEVGEVIRELSKGGRDTDTVINELRLVNYYSGEFISKLRNLLSLENRGVTHS, translated from the coding sequence GTGGGCAAAAGTGTTATTAATTCCAGGGATCATGGGTTAATAAACATGGAGTCCCGGTTCCTGGTGCTGAATTGGGACATGCTCGTGAACATGACCATGGACCTGGCAATTAAGATAAGGAGTAGTGGTTACAATCCCGATACCGTAATAGCCATACTTAGGGGAGGCTACATAGTGGGTAAGCTCATCTCGGACTTCCTGGGCGTGGAGGACCTAGTGGTCCTGGGCCTTAGGAGTTATGGTACCAGGATAGGTGGTGAGGCCGAGCCCGTGGTCACTCACCCATTAATAACAAACCTCAATGATAAGGTGGTCTTGATAGTGGATGATGTTGCAGATACAGGTAAGACGCTGGAGAAGGCGAGGGACTTGATAAGGCTTTACGGGGCCAGGGACCTCAGGGTAGCCACGCTATTCCTAAAGCCCTGGTCCAAGGTTAAGCCCGAGTACTACGTTGAAGTGACCGACAAGTGGATTGTATTCCCCTGGGAGGTGGGTGAGGTCATTAGGGAGTTAAGTAAGGGTGGACGTGACACGGACACGGTAATCAACGAATTAAGGCTTGTTAATTACTACAGTGGTGAATTCATTAGTAAATTAAGGAACCTACTAAGTTTGGAAAACCGCGGGGTTACCCACTCTTAA
- a CDS encoding GMP synthase subunit A, with the protein MSLHVGVMNFSGQYNHLILRRVRELGFTGDFVDLNEPVNQIIERFRCLIISGGPWNVPEDLPRLGNAQRLILEFPGPVLGICLGHQLMAYTYGGELARVNPEFGGVRIMVDDEDTLFRGLPREFKVWESHNISVIRAPSGFRVIAHSDRVPVEAMVNEDIRRFGVQFHPEVSHTEYGREILRNFLNLCH; encoded by the coding sequence GTGTCCCTCCACGTAGGTGTGATGAACTTCAGCGGTCAGTATAACCACTTAATACTAAGGAGGGTTAGGGAGCTAGGCTTCACGGGGGACTTCGTGGACCTAAACGAACCCGTGAACCAAATCATTGAGAGGTTCAGGTGCCTCATTATCAGTGGTGGTCCCTGGAACGTGCCTGAGGACCTGCCCAGGCTGGGTAATGCCCAGAGGCTCATCCTCGAGTTTCCAGGCCCTGTACTTGGTATATGCCTCGGTCACCAACTCATGGCTTATACATACGGTGGTGAATTGGCCAGGGTTAACCCAGAGTTTGGTGGTGTGAGGATCATGGTTGATGATGAGGATACACTATTCCGTGGGTTACCCAGGGAGTTCAAGGTTTGGGAGAGCCACAACATAAGCGTCATAAGGGCACCCAGCGGGTTTAGGGTTATAGCGCATAGTGATAGGGTTCCCGTGGAGGCCATGGTTAATGAGGATATCAGGAGGTTCGGTGTTCAATTCCACCCAGAGGTGAGCCACACGGAGTACGGTAGGGAAATACTGAGGAACTTCCTAAACCTATGCCATTAA
- a CDS encoding GMP synthase (glutamine-hydrolyzing), with product MDVKAFINQVVEAIKRVPLRCALAAVSGGVDSTTSAVLARLALGDRLRAVFMDTGFMRINEPQSVRDALRDLLPLEIIDLSNEFYSSMMGLADAEEKRLRFRETFYNALSRIARDYGCDYLVQGTIAPDWIETKGGIKTQHNVLEQLGIDTASKYGFKLIEPLRELYKDQVREVARELGIPSLIINRQPFPGPGLSIRAVGRLTLEKLELVRRATAIVEDELSGMGLSQWFAAAWEDDSSFNDDLSRAIRNYGDLEVELFRVRATGVKGDSREYGGIALVRGHVKSWELIYELYDAITTRSNVTHVIYELTRRGRGGYFVSIRAVETQDFMTAEVPRLGRELLMGVAQKLMRYDEVSAVGFDVTPKPPATIEYE from the coding sequence ATGGATGTAAAGGCGTTCATAAACCAGGTGGTGGAGGCCATTAAGCGAGTACCATTGAGGTGCGCCCTGGCCGCGGTCAGCGGTGGTGTTGATAGCACCACCAGCGCAGTCCTAGCGAGGCTGGCACTGGGTGATAGGTTGAGGGCGGTCTTTATGGACACAGGCTTCATGAGGATCAACGAACCACAAAGCGTTAGGGATGCCCTTAGGGACTTACTACCCCTGGAAATAATAGATCTGAGTAATGAGTTTTACAGCAGCATGATGGGCCTGGCAGACGCTGAGGAGAAGAGGTTAAGGTTCAGGGAGACCTTCTACAACGCATTATCAAGGATCGCCAGGGACTATGGCTGTGATTACCTGGTTCAGGGAACCATAGCCCCAGACTGGATAGAAACTAAGGGTGGCATTAAGACGCAGCACAACGTCCTGGAGCAGCTGGGCATAGATACGGCTAGTAAGTACGGGTTTAAACTCATAGAGCCCCTGAGAGAGCTGTACAAGGACCAGGTTAGGGAGGTGGCCAGGGAGTTGGGCATACCCAGCCTAATCATTAATAGGCAGCCCTTCCCAGGGCCTGGACTGAGCATTAGGGCCGTGGGCAGGCTGACCCTGGAGAAGCTTGAACTTGTTAGGAGGGCCACGGCAATAGTCGAGGATGAGCTCTCGGGCATGGGGCTAAGCCAGTGGTTCGCAGCCGCCTGGGAAGACGACTCATCATTTAATGATGACCTATCAAGGGCCATTAGGAATTACGGAGATTTAGAGGTGGAGTTGTTCAGGGTAAGGGCCACTGGGGTTAAGGGAGATTCCAGGGAGTACGGGGGTATAGCCCTGGTCAGGGGTCACGTTAAGAGTTGGGAGCTCATATATGAGCTTTACGATGCAATAACCACCAGGAGCAACGTGACCCACGTCATTTACGAACTAACCAGGAGGGGCCGTGGTGGGTATTTCGTATCCATTAGGGCTGTGGAGACCCAGGACTTCATGACCGCAGAGGTCCCCAGGCTGGGTAGGGAGTTATTAATGGGTGTGGCCCAGAAGTTGATGAGGTATGATGAGGTTTCTGCCGTGGGTTTTGACGTAACGCCAAAACCCCCGGCCACTATTGAGTACGAGTAA
- the porB gene encoding pyruvate synthase subunit PorB produces MKVYFRNIRELPAEERYGPGQLTCAGCGPSIAVRWLLKAAGDDIIVVNATGCIEVTTTSFPYTAWGVPYIHVAFENSAAVASGIEAALKVLRRKGLTDTNARVMVIAGDGGTYDIGLQSLSGMLERGHGVLYVLYDNEAYMNTGIQRSGGTPHFAWTTTSPVGKVMRGKVQRKKDIMGIVMAHHIPYAATANIAYPIDLANKVRTALERLNEGPAFIHVLAPCPPGWKYPEEQTIEIARLATETGYFPLYEWDHGKIILNPPSNTHLDKSRRKPIVEYLKRQGRFAHLTPEDIKEIEKEIDEYWDYLARLVKAFG; encoded by the coding sequence ATGAAGGTCTACTTCAGAAACATAAGGGAGTTACCCGCTGAGGAGAGGTATGGACCTGGTCAGCTAACCTGCGCTGGCTGTGGTCCATCAATAGCGGTTAGGTGGTTGTTGAAGGCCGCTGGGGATGACATCATAGTGGTCAACGCCACAGGCTGCATAGAGGTCACCACAACATCATTCCCATACACCGCCTGGGGTGTGCCTTACATACATGTGGCCTTTGAAAACTCCGCAGCCGTGGCTTCCGGAATAGAGGCAGCGCTGAAGGTGCTTAGAAGGAAGGGGCTTACTGACACCAATGCCAGGGTAATGGTGATAGCTGGTGATGGTGGTACTTATGATATTGGTTTGCAGTCTCTTAGTGGTATGCTTGAGCGTGGTCATGGGGTTCTCTATGTGCTTTATGATAATGAGGCCTACATGAACACAGGAATACAAAGAAGCGGGGGAACACCGCACTTCGCGTGGACCACCACATCACCCGTGGGTAAGGTAATGAGGGGTAAGGTGCAGAGGAAGAAGGATATAATGGGTATTGTGATGGCTCACCACATACCATATGCAGCCACAGCAAACATAGCATACCCAATAGACCTGGCGAATAAGGTAAGGACGGCCCTGGAACGCCTAAACGAGGGGCCTGCATTCATACACGTACTAGCCCCATGCCCACCAGGCTGGAAGTACCCTGAGGAGCAGACCATTGAAATAGCCAGGCTGGCCACGGAAACAGGGTACTTCCCACTATACGAGTGGGACCATGGTAAGATAATACTCAACCCACCAAGCAATACCCACCTGGACAAGTCAAGGAGGAAGCCGATAGTGGAGTATCTAAAGAGGCAGGGGAGGTTTGCCCACTTGACGCCGGAGGATATAAAGGAGATAGAGAAGGAAATAGACGAATACTGGGATTACCTGGCAAGGTTGGTCAAGGCCTTCGGCTAA
- a CDS encoding transketolase C-terminal domain-containing protein — MKAELKVRDEVVRERIGLTSNYAVAYAVKDVDVDVVAAYPITPQTTIIEKIAEFVANGELDAEFIPVESEHSALSAMVGASAAGARVFTATSSQGLELMHEILHITSGLRLPVVMATPGRALSAPISIHGDYQDIMNARDTGWIIIIASTAQEVYDSIIMAYRIAEDSRVLLPVMVAYDGFLMSHTMEPVELYHEELVRRFTPRNRSRPRLDPRNPITMGVIASPDWYYEIKYQVINAIKESKSVIKEIQGEFNKAFGTDYDVVEQYRVDDADYILITYGGASTGNAKEAVDEARRNGIRAGVLRIRVLKPFPTEEVVKAIKDAKAVAVIDRALSPGSTFEGPVFNEVVAAMYSQGVSVPVVSVVHGISQRTIFIEDLYELIRELVEFKNTGYFPRRTMFMGLRA; from the coding sequence ATGAAGGCCGAGTTAAAGGTTAGGGATGAGGTGGTTAGAGAGAGGATTGGGTTAACTAGTAATTACGCGGTTGCCTACGCGGTTAAGGATGTGGATGTTGATGTGGTGGCCGCCTACCCAATAACTCCGCAAACCACCATCATAGAGAAGATAGCGGAGTTCGTGGCTAATGGGGAGTTGGATGCGGAGTTCATACCCGTGGAGAGTGAGCACAGCGCGTTATCGGCGATGGTGGGGGCCTCCGCGGCAGGCGCCAGGGTGTTCACAGCAACCTCCAGCCAGGGCCTTGAGCTAATGCATGAAATACTACACATAACATCGGGCCTCAGGCTACCCGTGGTAATGGCCACGCCAGGCAGGGCCTTATCAGCACCAATAAGCATCCACGGTGATTATCAGGACATAATGAATGCCAGGGATACGGGGTGGATAATAATCATCGCGTCTACGGCTCAGGAGGTTTATGATTCGATTATCATGGCTTATAGGATTGCTGAGGATAGTAGGGTGTTACTGCCCGTTATGGTGGCCTACGACGGATTCCTCATGAGCCACACCATGGAACCCGTGGAACTCTACCACGAAGAGTTGGTTAGGAGGTTCACCCCGAGGAATAGGAGCAGGCCAAGGCTTGACCCAAGGAATCCAATAACCATGGGCGTGATAGCAAGTCCGGACTGGTACTATGAGATTAAGTACCAGGTGATAAATGCGATTAAGGAGTCCAAGTCAGTGATTAAGGAGATCCAGGGCGAATTCAACAAGGCCTTCGGGACGGATTACGACGTTGTGGAGCAGTACAGGGTTGATGATGCGGACTACATACTCATAACATACGGGGGCGCGTCCACGGGGAATGCCAAGGAGGCTGTGGATGAGGCCAGGAGGAATGGGATAAGGGCTGGGGTCCTTAGGATAAGGGTTCTCAAGCCCTTCCCCACTGAGGAGGTGGTTAAGGCGATAAAGGATGCTAAGGCTGTTGCGGTCATAGACAGGGCGTTATCGCCTGGGTCCACCTTCGAGGGCCCCGTGTTCAATGAGGTTGTGGCTGCCATGTATAGCCAGGGTGTGAGTGTGCCCGTGGTCTCCGTGGTCCACGGCATATCCCAAAGAACCATATTCATAGAGGACCTTTATGAATTAATAAGGGAGCTCGTGGAATTCAAAAACACGGGCTACTTCCCAAGGAGGACAATGTTCATGGGGTTGAGAGCATGA
- a CDS encoding 4Fe-4S binding protein, giving the protein MKPLTWREIPLGGYVLEPRNSRNNLTGTWRTERPVIDQDACIRCRICWMYCPEPAILELSKPYVTKTGRKYDVTYEIDYDHCKGCGICAHECPVKAIKMVPEVG; this is encoded by the coding sequence ATGAAACCACTAACCTGGAGGGAAATACCACTGGGTGGTTACGTACTCGAGCCCAGGAACTCCAGGAACAACCTAACGGGTACCTGGAGAACCGAGAGACCAGTCATTGACCAGGACGCATGCATTAGGTGCAGGATATGCTGGATGTACTGCCCAGAACCAGCCATACTGGAGTTGAGCAAGCCCTACGTGACCAAGACAGGTAGGAAGTACGATGTGACCTACGAGATCGATTACGACCACTGCAAGGGCTGTGGGATATGCGCCCACGAATGCCCAGTAAAGGCTATAAAGATGGTGCCCGAGGTGGGGTGA
- a CDS encoding 2-oxoacid:acceptor oxidoreductase family protein, with product MTNTVEITFYGRGGQGAVTAAQIIAQAAIRRGLFASSFPEYGAERRGAPVRAYVRLSRESIAAREPVERPNISVVFDTRLLEVFNIVGTTRDYIVINATGLNTVKPLITGFTGKVVVVNAYEISTKHLGKPIVNTTMLGALLKVLDIVDLETVKQLVVETFGPKLGRLNAEALEEAYKVAQVMSP from the coding sequence ATGACGAATACCGTGGAAATCACATTCTACGGAAGGGGTGGGCAGGGCGCTGTGACTGCGGCCCAGATCATAGCACAGGCGGCCATTAGGAGAGGCCTCTTTGCGAGTTCCTTTCCTGAGTATGGCGCTGAAAGGAGGGGAGCCCCTGTTAGGGCCTATGTTAGGCTGTCCAGGGAGAGTATAGCGGCTAGGGAGCCTGTGGAGAGGCCCAACATATCTGTGGTCTTTGACACGAGGCTCCTGGAGGTCTTTAATATAGTGGGCACCACGAGGGACTACATAGTAATAAATGCCACGGGGCTCAATACGGTGAAGCCCTTGATCACGGGATTCACGGGTAAGGTAGTGGTTGTGAATGCGTATGAAATATCCACAAAGCACCTGGGTAAGCCCATAGTTAACACGACAATGCTGGGCGCATTGCTTAAAGTGTTGGATATCGTGGATCTCGAGACGGTGAAGCAATTGGTGGTGGAGACCTTTGGGCCGAAGTTGGGTAGATTAAATGCGGAGGCCCTGGAGGAGGCCTATAAGGTGGCCCAGGTGATGAGCCCATGA